One genomic segment of Sebastes fasciatus isolate fSebFas1 chromosome 17, fSebFas1.pri, whole genome shotgun sequence includes these proteins:
- the LOC141754998 gene encoding putative 2-ketogluconate reductase isoform X2: protein MEDNNKPWALISEVGEQGFIEEVTDIMKHHFQLVCHKDFLQNPLLHGPKIQAVLMWNSFPPAEPSLLGLLPSLKVVANAGVGIDHLDVPYINSLGVKVTNTPGVVSDATADIAMGLLVASARKIVEGHQIAVDPNTTYIPQRLMGAEVTGSTLGIIGMGSIGCKIAQRGKGFDMKILYHNRKRRSVEDEQAVGASYRENIDDLLRESDFVMLAVTLTPETKDLISHRELSLMKPTATLVNISRGQVVDQDALVKALQSGTICAAALDVTHPEPLPRDHPLLGLPNVLITPHVGTNTYTTTRKMVQRMVENALAVLKGQPIPNEVKPKLLH from the exons ATGGAAGACAACAACAAGCCATGGGCTCTGATCTCAGAGGTGGGTGAACAAGGTTTCATTGAAGAGGTCACTGACATAATGAAACATCACTTCCAACTCGTCTGCCACAAAGACTTCCTTCAAAACCCTCTGCTGCACGGTCCTAAAATCCAGGCCGTATTGATGTGGAACTCTTTCCCTCCAGCCGAGCCTTCGCTGCTCGGTTTGCTTCCCTCGCTGAAGGTGGTCGCAAATGCAGGAGTAGGCATCGACCACCTGGATGTGCCGTACATTAACAGTCTGGGAGTGAAGGTGACCAACACGCCCGGTGTTGTGAGCGATGCCACCGCAGATATCGCGATGGGTCTGCTTGTGGCATCGGCACGCAAGATCGTTGAAG GTCACCAAATAGCTGTTGACCCCAACACCACTTATATACCACAACGCTTGATGGGAGCTGAAGTCACAGGGTCGACTCTGGGGATTATTGGAATGGGAAGCATTGGCTGCAAAATCGCTCAAAGAGGCAAAGGATTTGACATGAAGATCCTGTATCACAACAGGAAAAGGAG GAGTGTTGAAGATGAGCAGGCGGTGGGTGCAAGTTACCGTGAGAATATAGACGACCTGCTGAGAGAGTCAGACTTTGTCATGCTGGCGGTCACCCTGACCCCAGAAACCAAAGACCTGATCAGCCACAGAGAGCTGTCCCTCATGAAACCCACGGCAACACTGGTCAACATCAGCAGAG GTCAGGTTGTGGATCAGGATGCTTTAGTCAAAGCTCTTCAGTCTGGAACAATTTGTGCGGCGGCATTAGACGTGACTCACCCTGAACCATTACCAAG GGATCATCCTCTCCTTGGCCTTCCTAATGTGCTGATCACCCCCCACGTTGGCACCAACACTTACACTACAACAAGAAAGATGGTGCAGAGGATGGTAGAAAATGCTCTGGCTGTACTGAAAGGCCAACCTATTCCCAATGAAGTCAAACCAAAATTACTTCACTGA
- the LOC141754998 gene encoding putative 2-ketogluconate reductase isoform X1 yields the protein MQSLCYVRCVGRLWGPAQKSRLLKVANLHGSVRQMQQKKVMEDNNKPWALISEVGEQGFIEEVTDIMKHHFQLVCHKDFLQNPLLHGPKIQAVLMWNSFPPAEPSLLGLLPSLKVVANAGVGIDHLDVPYINSLGVKVTNTPGVVSDATADIAMGLLVASARKIVEGHQIAVDPNTTYIPQRLMGAEVTGSTLGIIGMGSIGCKIAQRGKGFDMKILYHNRKRRSVEDEQAVGASYRENIDDLLRESDFVMLAVTLTPETKDLISHRELSLMKPTATLVNISRGQVVDQDALVKALQSGTICAAALDVTHPEPLPRDHPLLGLPNVLITPHVGTNTYTTTRKMVQRMVENALAVLKGQPIPNEVKPKLLH from the exons ATGCAAAGTCTCTGCTATGTTCGGTGTGTTGGGAGACTGTGGGGTCCAGCACAAAAGTCACGGCTTCTTAAAGTGGCAAACCTGCATGGATCTGTACGCCAGATGCAACAGAAAAAG GTAATGGAAGACAACAACAAGCCATGGGCTCTGATCTCAGAGGTGGGTGAACAAGGTTTCATTGAAGAGGTCACTGACATAATGAAACATCACTTCCAACTCGTCTGCCACAAAGACTTCCTTCAAAACCCTCTGCTGCACGGTCCTAAAATCCAGGCCGTATTGATGTGGAACTCTTTCCCTCCAGCCGAGCCTTCGCTGCTCGGTTTGCTTCCCTCGCTGAAGGTGGTCGCAAATGCAGGAGTAGGCATCGACCACCTGGATGTGCCGTACATTAACAGTCTGGGAGTGAAGGTGACCAACACGCCCGGTGTTGTGAGCGATGCCACCGCAGATATCGCGATGGGTCTGCTTGTGGCATCGGCACGCAAGATCGTTGAAG GTCACCAAATAGCTGTTGACCCCAACACCACTTATATACCACAACGCTTGATGGGAGCTGAAGTCACAGGGTCGACTCTGGGGATTATTGGAATGGGAAGCATTGGCTGCAAAATCGCTCAAAGAGGCAAAGGATTTGACATGAAGATCCTGTATCACAACAGGAAAAGGAG GAGTGTTGAAGATGAGCAGGCGGTGGGTGCAAGTTACCGTGAGAATATAGACGACCTGCTGAGAGAGTCAGACTTTGTCATGCTGGCGGTCACCCTGACCCCAGAAACCAAAGACCTGATCAGCCACAGAGAGCTGTCCCTCATGAAACCCACGGCAACACTGGTCAACATCAGCAGAG GTCAGGTTGTGGATCAGGATGCTTTAGTCAAAGCTCTTCAGTCTGGAACAATTTGTGCGGCGGCATTAGACGTGACTCACCCTGAACCATTACCAAG GGATCATCCTCTCCTTGGCCTTCCTAATGTGCTGATCACCCCCCACGTTGGCACCAACACTTACACTACAACAAGAAAGATGGTGCAGAGGATGGTAGAAAATGCTCTGGCTGTACTGAAAGGCCAACCTATTCCCAATGAAGTCAAACCAAAATTACTTCACTGA